GTGCAGCATAATGATCACCTTGTACAACATTCAAGTGAGCAAGACCCCTAGTTTGTGCCCTCAAGATATGTAGGACAGCTGGTAGTATCTTACCTTGTATCCTTTGTGCAATCTTTCTCCTCTTATGCCATAGGACCATTATCATCTCCCTCAACTGGTCAGCAAGCTCATGTACAGGCAAATCTTTGATACCTTTAATCCACTTGTTAAAAACCTCAGCTATGTTGCTGGTGACATAATCACACTTGATGGCCGGATTGAATGCACTTCTCATCCATTTGAGGGTGTGATATGTCTCCAGAAAGACCTTTGCATCAGCATGAGCTTTCACTATAGAAATGTGATGGTCATGCACTTCTTTCCTATATGACCGGGCGGCCGGATACATATGTTCTTTGTTTGGAAAAGGCCTTTTCTTGTAATTATCCATAAGATGTTTGAAGCACTCTCTATGTTCAGCCATTGGGAAAACATACTTGATAGCATTTGCTAAACCTTTGCAAGCATCACTAGCGATAGCAAGTAGTGGAAGATCTCCTATAGCCTTGTGCAAATGTATCATGAACCACGTCCAATTATCTTCATTTTCAGAATCAATGAACCCATATGCAACAGGATACATCCAATTATGGCCATCCACACTACATGCTGAAGCTAAGTGTCCACTCCATCTCCCTGATAGGGCAGTAGAGTCTATGGCAAGATAAGGCCTACATCCTTCCAGGAAACCCTCAATGCAAGGAGCAAGTAACTACATTAAAACAATCACCATCAGTAACTACAAGGACCATCATATTTGACAAAGTAATATAACAAAGGACCATCATATTTGACAAAGTAATATAACAAAGGAGAAgctaaagaaaaaaaacattacaATGATAGTTTGTCCACCCTTTGTTTCAGGTCGTCCATGCACATGCCAAGTACAATCATCGGAGCCCATACAGTATCCATCATATCTGACGGGAGTGGTTTTTGCTACATGCAACTCAAATTCCTGATTCATGGCATATTGCCTTACTGCAAGCCTAAACTTTTCCATTGAGGGAAACAATGCACCTAGTTTGAACTCAGGATCATCTGAGTCATAGTTAATCACCCTGTCATCTGGTATGTTATCATCCACAGGAATGGCTGCACCATCATCAATATCTATATGTGGAATTGTAGGCGCAGCCATCCTACCCCTCCCTGTCATTTCATCATGAGCTTCGAAACCCAAAGCATTGTACAATTGCTCATCACTAGCAACTTGCAACCTCCCTTCCACATCAAGGGATTCGATAATTTCTAAAGCATCCCAATCAATTACCTCAAAGGCATTCTCAATAATTGGTTCGACATCTGATCCACTTGACAATGCAAGCCTGCACAATAATATAATGGTCgcggcgagcggggcggcggcgcccgtaGTCGCGAGCGGGGCGGCGGAATCGGTCGTtgcgggaggggcggcggccgtcgtgggacctggcggcgccggcgccggagacgcCGCCATccggaggaaggcggcggcgtcgggggtgCGGGAGTCTTTTTTTTTGTCGGCAGCAGAGGAGTCTCGCAGCAGAGAGATAACGTTTATTTGAGTGGAGGGTAGTTTGGTCAGTTCATGTGGAGAAAAATTAACAAaacattaaaaaaatgaaaaacttAAATTTGGTCATTCTAGCGTATGGGACAATGGATTCGTGGTCATTTTAGAGAAGCCCAACGTATCGTGATCATTTTAGAGAAGCCCAACGGTTTCGCGGTCAAAACAGCAAAAATCTCGATGGTAGAAGGATCCTTGGGGAGGAGGTGGGAACAGGGAAGTTGAATCACCCCCCAGCTCGACCCCCATTTGGTTGTGTTGTGAGTCCGCATCTGTTTCTATTCTGTCTGAGCATTCGTTCTATCTGTATGTGTCTTTATATCTGTCATTCTTGTCTGTTCCACATGCAGACTTATGGCTATTACTTGTCGTATTTTTGGGCGAACGATAAACGCACCCGAGAAGCTCTCGGGATCAAGAAGGTGAGTTACTCCGATCAAGGTGACATTTCCACAAGTAGAGCTCATTTCGATGCGAGTGCTGAGATAGTGAGATACCACGAACTGATCAGGGAACTGTGAACGAGTGGGTGAGATGCCACGACAAAGATTTGCCCTACACAAGCGACCTGGGCAGTGTGATCAAGTACCACCGGAACCTGACGTCCAGAGGTTACCGTGCGCTGGTCTACAGGTAATACTATCTCTGATCTCTGGCTCTGCTCCCGTTAAGGAATGCAAtcgtctgaactctgaacaatCATATGACTTTGTTTGTCATGGTTGCAGCGGTGATCATGACCTGCTGGTGCCGCACCTGGGCACGCAGGCGTGGGTCAGGTCGCTCAACTTCTCCATCGTTGACGACTGGAGGGCGTGGCATCGCGGCGGCCAATCCGCCGGGTGGGTGACTGGGTGTCTTTCTCCGCCCTCTTCTACCTGTCTCTCTGCTTGTTTTGGCTAGTTGACTCACTGATGAGCTGTCTCGTTCTGACCAAATGATTCCTGATTTGCAATGCAGGTTCACGATAAGCTATTCAAACAACATGTCATTCGCGACGATCAAGGTAGTAGAGCACGCGCGATCGATCTGTTGATTTCAGCTTTAGTTTCGTCAGATACGTACTATGTTGCTAACTGTCGCATTGGGATCGGAATTGCAGGGCGCTGGGCATACGGCACCGGAGTACGAGCCGGAGAGGTGTTTCGCCATGTTCAGGCGCTGGATACTCAACCGCCCACTCTAAGTATCCTCTCGTATATATCTTGGTGGACGGCACTACTAGCTCATGTAGCGCTTTACTGGAATAATGCGGAGTCCAATTGACAGGTGGGGAGGAATGGATGATTGTTATGAATCGATGAATGATTCATGTGTGAGGGCGTGTTTagatgaaacgcaaaaaaattttgtgatggaatcttgctaatttgaaaagGGCGGCCTAGTGCAAGTGGTAGTGCTTGTCGCCTGTGAACCGAGAGGTCACATGTTCGAGCGGTGGCCTCTACACATTGCACAGTGTGTGGGAAAGACCTCCCGCTAATAATttcccccagaccccgcacagtgcgggagcctacggcactgggtacgtcctttttaatcttgttaatttgaagtattaaatgaagtctatttacaatttttttacacagatgggttgtaaatcgcgagacgaatctaatgatgctaattaatccatgattgatACATAagtagcagatggttactgtagcattactgttgcaaatcatggattaagtaggctcattagattcgtcagccaattcatgcaaaaagttttgtaaatagactttatttaggactccatgcatgtgtccaaatattcgatgtttttttttgtgttactatgtgtgacgtttttttttgtgtttacatgCGTTTATAGGGTTTACGGGTTGTGATTTAAACAGGGCCTGAATCTCTTTAGTGCTCGATGACTGAAATGCTTATTACTTCCTTATGCCTCAAGCAATATATAGAAGTCATAAGGGGTCAAGGTGCAATAGAAATAATACGATGCATCCGTACATCGTACGCGAATGATATACAATTTTCAAGCAATAATACGGTGCCAAGGTTATCACTGTTAAGTTGTCGGTGATTTTCTTGAGATGTGGGGAAAATTATATTCTTTGTCTTTTAATTTGTTGCATAATTAATGGCGCTAAAAGACTTAATTATGGGGCTTTGTTATGGTATTGCCCTTAAGCTGAATTAACAATAATTTATAAATGCCACAATTTGCATTAGGTCACAAATCAATCAAAATCTTTTTAATGGAAGCATCTCTGGAGCATGAATACATGCAACAATGTTGAAACTAATATGTGCATAATATAGTAGAATTTATAGCAACTGTAGCAGATGTACTCCAGAAATACTTCTGCCATTACTTGATACTAATATAAACATGAGATCCAATAAATGCAGTGGCAATGCAATAATTTTTGTAATAATAATCGAGTTATACAAAGGCTTTGTACTGTTATTAATTCATAACAAACTTGGCAGTCACTAAGTTTTcagccttttttttttaaaataagccAGAACCTGACCAGGTCTTTCAAACCACCCAAGTCTTCAGCCTTAATTTTAAGCTTTTACTAGAAGTCTGGGATTGAACTTCATATTGCCTACAGGAAATCCAGCATTTTCGAACATGCATGTTGTTTGGATTTAATagatttatttgtttttttgttgTTCAGTTTTATTTTTTCATTTAATTTTCAACACGCTTCTTTCATTTAATGTTGTTTCGAACATTTAATTTTTCATTTAATTTTCAACACAGAAGCAAGATAAGAAGTGTGACGCATCCTCACTCTGGAGCCACCTCCAGATGTTTTGCCCCCTCCTTTTTAATGCCCAAGGGATGAACTTAGCAATTCCAGGGGCGAGCGATGGCTAGTTTACAGGCACAGGCACAGTTGCATCAAGCTATCGGAGTTGGGGCCAAAGCGAGCCTTGTATCAAGAGTGTGGTGTCGATCAAGGACCTCACACTAACCTTCAACGCACATTACTGCCACATCATGCTCACGGTGTTCCTCCCAATTATGATCAGGGCTATCGGTCCAGAGTATGTGAATATGGTCATGACATGCCTCAGTTACTCCTTCAGCTTCATCACACAAAATGTCATTGATGAAGCTAAGCTGCCAGACATGAAACAATTCATCACAGAGACTCTTTGCTAACTTGAGATGTGCTTCCCGCCGTCTTTCTTCGATATTATGCCACACCAGATGATGCACACATGGCTGATCAGACTCAGACTTTGCGATGCGGTGGCTGGAACCTTGCTGATACCTCACATTCCTAGTTGTAGCCGTTATCAGCTACTATATAGTATATACCCTTATGAGCATATCAAGGTATGGGCGGACGTGCTTTCTATGTGTGGGATACTAGAGGAAGAGGTATAGAAATTGCAATTGGAGTTGTGAGCAGGGCAGTGGTTGGGCTATCTAGTAGCAACCAGCTGATTATATATAGAAATTAAAGAGGCACACATAAATAAGCCGGTTGGTGAGGGTGGAAATAAATAATGCCCTCTCAGCAGCAGTGCCATGTTGAATCAACTAATTGCTCCTCCGTAGTTGAGTGTATAATGGCCAAACGTGCGGCCCAACATGACATGGTACGAACATGACATAGCACGGCACGGTTCGACACGTCACAGTTAGACACAGATATTGTACTGTGCCATGCCATCACGCCGTGTCGGCTCCGTGGCCCAAGGACGACCCTAGCCCAGTGTAGGCGGCGGCAATCGGGATGCATGACGCAGGACAGGGAGGCCGTGACGGCGGTGCTCGAGATGGCGAGAGGTGGGGAGGCTGTGGTGGTGGCACCCGGGACGGTGAGGGGTGGGGAGCACGACACGTGGAGGAAGGGCCGGCCAGGAAGGGGAGGGCGCGAGAGGCGCGCGGGGTAGGCCACGACGGCAAGGGTGCTGGAAGGCTGGCGGGGGGTGGCAGCAATGACGAGCAATGCAGGAAGACTGCCGGCAAGGGATACGGggaggccaccggcggcggcaatgACAAGGGAGAGGCGCCAAGCATCGTGAGATGCTGAGAGAGGGTAGGAGGAAGACAGGCGAGCGAGGCGGGAAGGCCGCCAAGGGATACAGGGATGCCACTGGTGGTGGCAACGATGAGGGAGAGGTGCTGGGCGTGCATGAGATGGTGAGAGTGGGCAGGAAGAAGTGAGGCGTGCGCAGGAGAGAGGGAAGCAGGGTGGCGGCTGGCTGGTAGGATTGGGATTAGGGTTAAGGTGAGGGAGTGAGAGTTTATATCTGAGGGCTGTTGATGGGCTGAATCGTTTCATCCCATTAGTCGTGTCGTGCTCGTGTCGGTACTGCATTCCGAGGTTTCGGCCCacactgtaacgaacatggcaccatttatgccatttcgagtgattttggtgatcgaatgacaacgcaatcaatgagactaatgtttttgttaagtgaacatttctagatcccagggatgaagtaaaaaggtcatacaaagcaatacacgaagaaagaactcaaataaacgctgaattggacgagttctactgaaatcagtagcaccggaagaaccgatgcaggCATCgatgcatccgatggttgtcggaagatccgatggCCTGGCTTTGGCTCAAGCctgtgcgcctctggagatcaagtgaagaaagaagcgaagcaccggatgaaccgacggtgtcaagagaggcatcggtgcattcaacgtactatgttccagagacgttgtcaagcgtgcagcagccaagctttcagcaccggttgaactggtggtgcgtcggagcaaggcgtcggtgcaatgacgtcagcaagagcAACAGCTATCTGCAGATCAAGTGTCaccagaagaaccgacgcctaatCATCAGTTCAACCAATggtccctgaaggtgctgcggccgtgtcagagaagccaacggctagttcagagcgcagagtgaccggaagaaccgatgccctttggtcggatgttccgatgctTACACAGAAAACTGGACAACGGCTAGTAACAgctctcttgagttggtggcctatatatatgtgttcccccggccatttgaagtttgctggagttgctagaaggcatacacacacccaagaacacctccaaaccatacaagagctcattgatcacatccttaggttttagcactagctttgtaaagtgtgagtgctagattagctcttgagtgagtgaacaagcaaggttgagatccttgtggctggttctagagtgaaccacacttgtattacggtgcgccggccccttggagcaattggtggctcgccggcaagtcaacgaccctccggcttggtgtggagcggcgtcgacgacattgtgcgggggacggagacccctccttcgtgggcaatctcccttagtgaagatcgggatcaaggtgaccgtgattgtgttcacagaagagacttgattgccgggaagcgatactattcgtgagtgcttcaacaacgtggacgtaggggcgcctttgtggcaatccgaaccacgggataaatcctcatgtcgagagttcgctttctctcatccctccttttaagcttccgcatttcatattgcaacttgtgtgcttttactttcttagtgtagtatcttgctaggattggctatatgttgcaaaactcttttgggatgagggtttaacactaaggtgaaccatagttgcacatctagatagcttgatctagtttaagttttgtgcaaactagttggagccataggttaaggttttaatagtgtctaattcaccccctccccctcttaggctagagcacccgatcgctttcacacACGACACTATGACTGTGTCGTGCTGGCACTGATACTATATCCACCGTGTTGGATCATGTTGGCATAGCATTTTATAAATAGTGTCGTGTCCCATGCGGCCCATCAGGTATGGCCCATTTGGCTATCTATAGTTGACTATTGAATCTGTGTtgatgaccaaaattggcaaactatgcagaccggtcagaccggtatgcacaaactagtctgaccggtcaaggtGACTTTGTCAAAAAATGCAAATTGGACTTCATCATTGCGTAGCTCTCGTCGAgatgatcgaaatgcatatgtaGAATGCCTAATTTGGAGTTCGGACGAGAGAGTTATGGCCTCTGGAAGACTTGACATCGGGTCGGACTAGTTAGACTGGTTCGAACTGCGCAGTCCGAGTTTAGAGTTGTATTTTGATGCGGAATTTGTATACAATTAGACTTCTGATGGGGTAAGACCTCCCCCTCCTTATAAATATAAAgagccacggccgattgaggttaatccaatcgaatctatcaaacacttttatcttttttaccttttctttgccctaatcttttccaaccctatgtaatgttcttctctcgtctccatggcgtgagggggcgccctagctggcctgccaaGCCTAGGGAAACCCAAGGTAtgcttgccctgacggggtccctcccgggcaagCATTCGTTGGATCTTCGTCGGTCTTCCcggcgaaaccggtctgacTAGCATacaagaccggtctgatcggatCTCGTGGAGGCGCTGCAAGGAGCCCTCGTTGAGGTGCACGTGACGTGCTCGTGTGGCGGCACGTTTAagcgtcaacacactttttggcgactccgctaggGAAGAGAATCTGGCTATCATGGCCGATGTTTCAAACTCCAGCGACATGATAGCACTTGAAGGATTACCTGAAGACCTATACAAGGGCATCGACGTAAATATGCATACGCACTGTTATTGGGTAACGGAGCAAGGCGTCATCATGATGAAGATGTTTGCCATCAACGAGTATAGGATGTTCGATCTACCAAAGCACTGTAAGTCCACGGCTAAGTTCATAACTGATTTGCTTAGTTTTGTGGATGAGCTTATTAATAAAAAGAAGAGTGTAGATCCAATTCCTGTTGTTCAAAAGTCGGCTAAGGAAAATCCGGCTAATAATCCTTGCATAAGTTTGCCTGATGTTGCTAATCAAAAAACAATTCGGCCGTTTCAAGCCGAATTTGTCAACTCGAAATCCTCTAGCAAGAGCACAGAAACTATATCTAGTACCTCAATGCTCGGGGGGGCAACAAAATAAAGGCAAAGGTTCTGGTTGCACCgcgaccggtttaaccggtcttaagaccggtctaaccggctcaTCTGGAGTTTTGCAGAACAAAGCAAAACCTAAGATGGTTAAACCCAAAAAACCAGAGATTGGCGTTTGGAAAACTGTTGAAGCCAAAGGCCTTAGAAAGCATCAGAAGGAAAAGCCGAAGCCCATTCTTGGAGAGCTTCAGGCTAAatccaaaaaacaaaataatgatGCTAGTCGGTCTAAAAATTCCAAGCAAGCCTAATCTGTTCCAAAATAGAAATTCTATGATTGGAATCGGCAATTGAGTAATCCTCACATGTTAATGCCGTTTCCATCATATGGATCATCTTTACATGTGCCATGAGAATTTTGTTTTAGTATGCATTATTCTTATCCTCCATGGTCTTATAATTCGTATATGTCATTTCCTCCTAGATATTTTTGTTCAGATTATATTACATATAAGGAATCGGCAATCAAAAAGTCACCACCTACCAGTAATGACTGTTTTAATCACAAAAATCGATTTACGCA
This portion of the Panicum virgatum strain AP13 chromosome 2N, P.virgatum_v5, whole genome shotgun sequence genome encodes:
- the LOC120659902 gene encoding putative serine carboxypeptidase-like 52 — translated: MMTTAAAAGRLLRLSSRCILVVVFLLAACASSGSGRVVTSLPGFDGPLPFHLETGYVEMDKQNGAELFYYFVPSESGAAAPFLLWLTGGDRCSVFSGLAFEIGPIRFVVEPYDGTLPRLRYNQNSWTKLIDEVEKAQVLLDKCVYASAVPNVNSKTDGSDGRRILGEEVGTGKLNHPPARPPFGCVTYGYYLSYFWANDKRTREALGIKKGTVNEWVRCHDKDLPYTSDLGSVIKYHRNLTSRGYRALVYSGDHDLLVPHLGTQAWVRSLNFSIVDDWRAWHRGGQSAGFTISYSNNMSFATIKGAGHTAPEYEPERCFAMFRRWILNRPL